A region from the Triticum aestivum cultivar Chinese Spring chromosome 3D, IWGSC CS RefSeq v2.1, whole genome shotgun sequence genome encodes:
- the LOC123079183 gene encoding FBD-associated F-box protein At4g10400 has translation MARPPAAAADLKRKRKRRRRPKAGKGAAADLPDFFSNLPDDVVLAIANRLPTRLAVTLSVLARRFRHLPTLYSHLDSVRFSGPASPVPLPASQPKLLRRLDIAPPKRIKPSALRHVINAAANHGLSELAVRLHRRVCLPKNVFAIRSLAVLSLNTCSVPPLSAVACARLRTLKLHRVFIKQVVLTAILSAATGLRTLEMFHCTGLDAGCTVESLTVRSFLFMPNVEQREVTLRAPGLRTITLHTRPKTQKVHLEPSPDVSKVYLHVAKSQEKVLFRMRPFLDAATGLASLTLRGCAVKLLAGEYKDIAKLPITFEGLRILSVSLDFSRESEAVFLVKLLQSCPSLQQLTVSAAENKMTEASFSFADHKKMLAKASCLTNSLLKIKFLGFKSGEYEKDLLVFLLNRTNKLKKIGVQFPASEETAVKWALSVRPAPIERRSTMFNKGYLQLEYT, from the exons ATggcccgcccgcccgccgccgccgcggacctCAAGCGCAAGCggaagcgccgccgccgccccaaggcCGGCAAGGGCGCGGCCGCCGACTTGCCCGACTTCTTCTCCAACCTCCCCGACGACGTCGTGCTCGCCATCGCCAACCGCCTCCCGACCCGCCTCGCCGTCACGCTCTCCGTCCTCGCCCGCCGCTTCCGCCACCTCCCCACCCTCTACTCCCACCTCGACTCCGTCAGGTTCTCCGGGCCCGCGTCCCCGGTCCCGCTGCCCGCCAGCCAGCCCAAGCTCCTCCGCCGCCTCGACATCGCCCCGCCCAAACGTATCAAGCCCTCCGCCCTCCGCCACGTCATCAACGCCGCCGCCAACCACGGCCTCTCCGAGCTCGCCGTGCGCCTGCACCGCCGCGTCTGCCTGCCCAAGAACGTCTTCGCCATCCGCTCCCTCGCCGTGCTATCCCTCAACACCTGCAGCGTGCCGCCCCTCTCCGCCGTCGCCTGCGCCCGCCTCCGGACGCTCAAGCTCCACCGCGTCTTCATCAAACAGGTGGTCCTCACCGCCATCCTCTCCGCGGCGACCGGGCTCCGGACGCTGGAGATGTTTCACTGCACGGGCTTGGACGCCGGATGCACGGTGGAGTCGTTGACCGTGAGGAGCTTCTTGTTTATGCCCAACGTGGAGCAACGGGAGGTCACGCTGAGAGCGCCGGGGCTGAGGACAATCACGCTTCACACTCGACCCAAGACGCAGAAGGTGCACCTGGAGCCTTCGCCGGATGTCAGCAAGGTATACCTGCACGTCGCCAAGTCCCAGGAAAAGGTTCTCTTCAGGATGCGGCCGTTCTTGGATGCTGCCACAGGGCTAGCTTCCCTCACGCTCAGAGGCTGTGCTGTGAAG ttgTTAGCTGGTGAATATAAAGATATTGCGAAGTTGCCAATTACATTTGAAGGGTTGAGGATATTGTCAGTGAGCTTGGATTTCTCGCGGGAATCAGAAGCTGTTTTCCTGGTGAAGCTGCTTCAGAGCTGTCCTAGCCTACAGCAGTTGACCGTCTCG GCTGCTGAAAATAAGATGACAGAGGCATCCTTTAGTTTTGCTGATCACAAGAAGATGCTTGCAAAGGCTTCATGCCTAACTAATAGCCTGTTGAAGATCAAGTTTCTTGGGTTCAAGTCTGGAGAATATGAGAAGGACCTCCTCGTTTTCCTATTAAATCGAACCAATAAGCTGAAGAAGATTGGGGTGCAGTTTCC